A single region of the Prochlorococcus marinus str. MIT 0917 genome encodes:
- a CDS encoding pyridoxal-phosphate-dependent aminotransferase family protein, translating into MATQILPSVDNQHRKDFGPTVSPERLLLGPGPSNADPAVLKALSQPPIGHLDPFYVDLMSEVQELLRYAWQTSNRLTLPMSGTGSAAMEATLANVVEPEDTVLVAIKGYFGHRLADMAGRYKANVETIQKDWGKAFSLEEIEDALKKYNPTVLAIVHAETSTGVCQPMDGIGDLCRKYNCLLLVDTVTSLGGVPLYLDEWKIDLAYSCSQKGLSCPPGLGPFSMNQRAENKMTNRKDKVPNWYLDVSLLNKYWGSDRVYHHTAPVNMNFGIREALRLLAEEGLEVSWDRHTKNAKSLWNALENIDLELHVKEELRLPTLTTVKIPEGVDGKAFTKHLLNNFGVEIGGGLGDLAGKVWRIGLMGYNSTSTNVEKIINIFETELPKFR; encoded by the coding sequence ATCAAATGCAGATCCTGCTGTTCTGAAAGCTCTCTCTCAGCCTCCCATTGGTCATTTGGACCCTTTCTATGTGGATTTGATGAGTGAGGTTCAAGAGTTGCTTAGATATGCTTGGCAAACTAGCAATCGGTTAACACTTCCAATGAGTGGTACAGGAAGTGCCGCAATGGAGGCAACTCTAGCAAATGTTGTTGAGCCAGAAGATACGGTTTTAGTTGCTATCAAAGGATATTTTGGACATCGACTTGCGGATATGGCAGGTAGATATAAGGCAAATGTAGAAACTATTCAGAAGGATTGGGGTAAAGCATTCTCACTTGAGGAAATAGAAGATGCATTAAAAAAATATAACCCAACTGTTTTGGCAATTGTTCATGCCGAAACATCAACTGGTGTTTGTCAACCTATGGATGGAATTGGTGATTTATGCAGAAAATATAATTGTTTACTTCTTGTCGATACTGTTACTTCTTTGGGAGGAGTTCCTCTTTATTTGGATGAGTGGAAAATTGATTTGGCTTACAGCTGCAGTCAAAAAGGGTTAAGTTGCCCTCCAGGACTAGGTCCTTTTTCAATGAATCAGAGAGCTGAAAATAAAATGACTAATAGAAAAGATAAAGTTCCAAACTGGTATTTAGATGTCTCTTTGCTAAATAAATATTGGGGCAGTGATCGTGTATATCATCATACGGCTCCTGTAAACATGAATTTTGGCATTCGAGAAGCTCTTAGATTGTTGGCTGAAGAAGGATTGGAAGTTTCATGGGATAGACATACAAAAAATGCCAAATCTCTTTGGAATGCCTTAGAAAATATTGATTTGGAATTACATGTAAAGGAAGAATTGCGCTTGCCTACTTTAACGACAGTGAAAATACCTGAGGGAGTTGATGGTAAAGCTTTTACCAAGCATTTACTAAATAACTTTGGGGTTGAGATAGGAGGTGGCCTTGGTGATCTTGCTGGAAAAGTATGGAGAATTGGTTTAATGGGATATAACTCGACCTCTACTAATGTAGAGAAAATAATAAATATTTTTGAAACTGAATTACCTAAGTTTAGATAA
- a CDS encoding nucleoside deaminase, giving the protein MSKPIELSQKEKTKWMARLLTKAKLVGEGGEVPIAAVILDKRGRCIGYGGNRREALKDPLGHAELVALRQASWINNDWRFNDCTLIVNLEPCPMCAGALIQARMGRIIYGSEDPKRGALGGTINLAEHKSAHHNMLIERGIMEEESRKIIVDWFKDKRVLSRDKILSKLR; this is encoded by the coding sequence TTGTCAAAACCAATCGAACTAAGTCAGAAAGAAAAAACAAAGTGGATGGCAAGATTGCTAACCAAAGCAAAGCTTGTGGGAGAAGGAGGGGAAGTTCCAATCGCCGCAGTTATTCTCGACAAAAGAGGAAGATGTATAGGATATGGAGGAAATAGAAGGGAGGCACTGAAAGATCCTTTAGGTCATGCTGAATTAGTAGCTCTCAGACAAGCTTCTTGGATAAATAATGATTGGAGATTTAATGACTGTACATTGATAGTAAATCTGGAGCCATGTCCGATGTGTGCAGGCGCTCTAATACAAGCAAGGATGGGAAGGATTATCTATGGATCTGAAGACCCAAAAAGAGGCGCACTAGGTGGAACTATCAATCTTGCGGAACATAAAAGTGCTCATCACAACATGTTGATTGAAAGAGGAATAATGGAAGAAGAATCTAGAAAGATAATTGTAGATTGGTTTAAAGACAAAAGAGTTTTATCTAGAGATAAAATTTTATCTAAACTTAGGTAA
- a CDS encoding pyridoxal phosphate-dependent decarboxylase family protein, whose translation MDPFASPHNLDKELYSLLVQASSNLCDWFSESGSQGPIPDSFDLPEFFPAKQGVSNKVLLSELQVLMNGSYRPAHPGSLAHLDPPPLSASIVGELICAGLNNNLLAEELSPSLSYLERDLCKWFCQKLCLGDISGGVAASGGSLSNLMALVIARNIAGLESDPSAVFFASDDCHVSFSKNLRIMGLKQESLQRVPTDENGKLIISNLYLSLNKIKSEGKKCFAVVATAGTTVRGAIDPLSEIAEFCQKEKVWLHVDGAIGGIYGLSTKTSGIVQGLGSADSITVNPQKLLGIAKTSSLLLVANKNHLSSTFSTGLPYAEPITGNDFHGGELGIQGTRSAEALKLWVGLRQLGEEGIEKILLDSIRRRCYLESIIDSSKFKIISGPLHLLAITPINYTSSQAADWSIKTRSSLLDNNFMLSRPMYGNRYYLKAVMGNPNTKFDDIKILANLINQSII comes from the coding sequence TTGGACCCTTTTGCATCACCTCACAATTTAGATAAAGAACTATATTCTTTACTTGTTCAAGCTTCAAGTAATCTTTGTGATTGGTTTTCCGAATCAGGTAGTCAAGGTCCAATACCTGATTCATTTGACTTGCCAGAGTTCTTCCCGGCAAAACAAGGCGTTTCCAATAAAGTTTTATTGAGCGAACTTCAAGTATTAATGAATGGTTCCTATCGACCAGCTCATCCAGGTTCCCTTGCTCATTTAGATCCACCTCCTCTATCAGCTTCAATTGTTGGAGAGCTGATTTGTGCAGGTTTAAATAATAATCTTTTAGCCGAAGAATTATCACCTAGCTTGTCATACTTGGAAAGAGACCTATGTAAATGGTTTTGTCAGAAGTTGTGTCTTGGTGATATTTCTGGAGGTGTAGCAGCAAGTGGGGGGAGTTTAAGTAATTTAATGGCTTTAGTAATTGCAAGAAATATTGCTGGACTAGAGAGTGATCCGAGTGCTGTCTTTTTTGCTAGTGATGATTGCCATGTCTCATTCTCAAAAAATCTGCGGATAATGGGTTTGAAACAGGAATCTCTTCAAAGAGTTCCTACTGATGAAAATGGTAAATTAATAATTTCTAATTTATATTTAAGTTTAAATAAAATTAAATCTGAGGGTAAGAAATGCTTCGCTGTTGTCGCGACAGCAGGAACTACTGTCAGAGGAGCTATTGACCCACTCTCTGAAATCGCTGAATTTTGCCAAAAGGAAAAAGTCTGGCTTCATGTCGATGGTGCAATTGGTGGGATTTATGGCCTATCCACAAAGACTTCAGGTATTGTTCAAGGTTTGGGCTCTGCCGACTCAATAACTGTTAATCCACAGAAATTGTTGGGTATAGCAAAAACTTCTTCTTTGCTACTTGTAGCTAATAAAAATCACCTTTCTTCTACTTTTTCAACTGGACTACCTTATGCAGAACCAATTACAGGGAATGACTTTCATGGAGGAGAACTTGGAATTCAGGGAACTAGATCCGCCGAGGCCTTGAAATTGTGGGTTGGCTTAAGACAATTAGGTGAAGAGGGTATTGAAAAAATACTTTTGGATTCTATTAGACGAAGATGTTATTTAGAATCAATAATTGATTCATCAAAATTTAAAATAATATCTGGACCACTTCATCTTTTGGCTATAACGCCAATCAATTATACTTCTTCTCAAGCGGCGGATTGGTCTATAAAAACAAGAAGCTCATTGTTGGACAATAATTTTATGCTCTCAAGGCCAATGTATGGAAATCGATATTATTTAAAAGCTGTTATGGGAAATCCCAATACTAAATTTGATGATATAAAAATTTTAGCTAATCTTATTAATCAATCAATTATTTGA
- a CDS encoding DUF697 domain-containing protein, whose product MKTYNSKKIILYMFITLISLIFVGLVGAIIRLINIPAVLITFLLIAGLYYSKKIDWLKNSLQSIFQIKSDKNSIDFSLINKKQAAGKSLKSIDQLIRLINDKVKAKALKDEKDRVSLELDRGDIFLVVFGIGSSGKTSLIRALLQRIVGKVSPEMGTTIGKETFRLKLKGLSRGIRIIDTPGILEAGKGGREREKSALLEARKADLILVVIEGDLRSEETRIIRSLSKSGKRLLLVLNKIDLRGENEEKRLIEILNSRCSDFIETKDIICTSASPQTIAIPGKKPYQPEPEIDILIRRLANILHEEGEELIADNILIQCSNLGKEGKKLLVKQRSQSAKKCVDKYGWLSSGALILTPLPVVDMIAAAAVNAQMVIEIAKIYGVEITKERAKNLAISVGKTLATMGLVQGGVSLISSTLSLSLPTLIVSKVIQGVSVSWLTRIAGASFITYFQQDQNWGDGGIQEVVEFHYNLNKRDEYFKSFIRRAYERVIDPLVENKFKKLPPRSKPRKVEGSSDL is encoded by the coding sequence ATGAAAACTTATAATTCAAAAAAAATAATCTTATATATGTTTATAACTTTAATTAGTTTGATATTTGTAGGCTTAGTTGGAGCAATAATTAGATTAATCAATATTCCTGCCGTATTAATTACATTTTTATTAATAGCCGGTTTATATTATTCAAAGAAAATAGATTGGTTAAAAAATAGTCTGCAATCGATATTTCAGATTAAGAGTGATAAGAATTCAATTGATTTTTCATTAATTAACAAAAAGCAAGCTGCAGGTAAATCATTAAAAAGTATTGATCAGTTAATCAGATTAATTAATGATAAAGTCAAAGCAAAAGCCCTAAAGGATGAAAAGGATAGAGTTTCATTAGAGTTAGATAGAGGAGATATTTTTTTAGTAGTTTTTGGAATTGGCTCTAGTGGTAAAACCTCACTAATAAGAGCTCTTTTACAAAGAATAGTAGGTAAAGTTAGTCCTGAGATGGGAACCACAATAGGAAAAGAGACCTTCCGTTTAAAACTCAAAGGGCTGTCAAGAGGGATAAGAATTATTGATACACCTGGAATATTAGAAGCGGGTAAAGGAGGCAGAGAAAGGGAAAAGAGTGCATTATTAGAAGCAAGAAAAGCTGATTTAATATTAGTAGTAATAGAAGGAGATTTACGTTCTGAAGAAACAAGAATAATCAGGAGTTTATCTAAATCAGGCAAAAGACTCTTACTTGTTCTCAATAAAATAGATTTAAGAGGAGAAAATGAAGAAAAAAGATTAATAGAAATTCTAAATTCCAGATGTAGTGATTTTATTGAGACAAAAGATATTATTTGTACATCCGCATCTCCTCAGACAATTGCAATCCCTGGCAAAAAGCCATATCAACCAGAACCTGAAATCGATATTTTAATTAGAAGATTAGCAAATATACTTCATGAAGAAGGTGAAGAGCTAATCGCAGATAATATATTGATTCAATGCAGCAATCTTGGGAAAGAAGGTAAAAAATTATTAGTTAAGCAAAGGAGTCAATCAGCCAAAAAGTGTGTTGACAAGTATGGTTGGCTCAGCAGCGGAGCATTAATACTGACACCATTACCCGTTGTCGATATGATCGCCGCAGCGGCTGTTAATGCTCAAATGGTTATTGAGATAGCAAAAATCTATGGTGTTGAAATTACAAAAGAAAGAGCAAAGAATTTAGCAATTTCGGTAGGAAAAACTCTTGCAACTATGGGTTTAGTTCAAGGTGGAGTTTCACTAATAAGCTCAACATTAAGTCTGTCACTCCCAACATTAATTGTTAGCAAAGTAATTCAAGGTGTAAGTGTATCCTGGCTTACTAGAATTGCAGGAGCAAGTTTTATAACTTATTTCCAACAAGACCAAAATTGGGGAGATGGTGGAATCCAAGAAGTTGTTGAATTTCATTACAACTTAAATAAAAGAGATGAGTATTTCAAAAGTTTTATACGAAGAGCTTATGAGAGGGTTATTGATCCTTTAGTGGAAAATAAATTTAAAAAACTACCGCCGAGATCAAAGCCTCGGAAGGTGGAGGGCTCATCGGACCTCTAA
- the lspA gene encoding signal peptidase II: MKILIYSLFIVLSDQVSKYLVLSTLGFERTKNIIPNLLNFTLVQNKGAAFSLFSNSTNFLTITSVVASLLLITIILRSPPKSYWNFIGLAYLLGGTVGNGIDRLFKGYVLDFLELVPINFPIFNLADVSINIAVICFIIDIIKHKSKIYY, from the coding sequence ATGAAAATACTAATTTACTCTCTTTTTATTGTTTTATCAGATCAAGTTAGTAAGTACTTAGTATTAAGTACATTAGGCTTTGAAAGAACAAAAAATATTATACCTAATTTATTAAATTTCACCCTAGTACAAAACAAAGGAGCTGCATTTAGTCTTTTTAGCAACTCAACTAACTTTCTTACAATTACAAGTGTTGTCGCCTCATTATTATTAATTACAATTATTTTAAGGTCACCACCAAAATCCTATTGGAATTTTATTGGACTTGCATATCTTTTAGGCGGGACTGTAGGCAATGGTATTGATAGATTATTTAAAGGTTATGTACTTGACTTTCTAGAGCTAGTTCCAATTAATTTTCCTATTTTCAATTTAGCAGATGTATCAATAAATATTGCTGTAATATGTTTTATAATTGATATAATTAAACACAAATCAAAAATATATTATTAA
- a CDS encoding biotin transporter BioY, with amino-acid sequence MLIIICAMIPSSIIFPQEDLSLSNISLQSNWQIQGLLLTSLLCGPEIGTISAISYLIIGLFYLPIFHGGGSVGYILTNEFGYLLGFIPAAWTCGFLSKKASKANLINYSFYTVISLCIVHITGIIYLIFGKIFGNWSNSLSDLILINTLIPFPNQLLLCISISLFSILLKRILIVK; translated from the coding sequence ATGTTAATCATAATATGCGCAATGATACCATCATCAATAATTTTTCCTCAAGAAGACCTATCCCTCTCAAACATCTCACTTCAAAGCAACTGGCAAATCCAAGGGCTGCTTTTGACTTCATTGCTTTGTGGACCCGAAATAGGAACAATTTCTGCAATTTCGTATTTGATTATAGGGTTATTCTATTTACCTATTTTTCATGGAGGAGGAAGTGTTGGTTATATCTTAACTAATGAATTTGGGTACTTATTGGGATTTATTCCTGCTGCTTGGACATGTGGTTTTTTATCAAAAAAGGCTTCGAAAGCTAATTTAATCAATTATTCATTTTATACAGTTATATCATTATGCATTGTGCATATTACAGGTATTATTTATCTAATTTTTGGTAAAATATTTGGAAACTGGTCGAATTCATTATCCGATCTTATTTTGATAAATACTTTAATACCTTTTCCAAATCAATTATTACTATGCATATCAATAAGTCTATTTTCAATATTATTAAAACGTATATTAATAGTAAAATGA
- a CDS encoding NAD(P)H dehydrogenase assembly family protein, with protein MKFQVGEKVALQVPLPYLKTSDSVSILRPPDLVSLDEVGIIIGIRPNDLLEVKFRRGNFLIPSERLKILGKDS; from the coding sequence ATGAAATTTCAGGTTGGAGAAAAAGTAGCCTTGCAGGTTCCTTTGCCTTATTTGAAGACATCAGATTCTGTATCAATACTGAGACCGCCGGATCTAGTCTCTCTCGATGAGGTTGGCATAATAATTGGAATAAGACCAAATGATTTATTAGAAGTGAAATTTAGAAGAGGTAATTTCTTGATTCCTTCTGAAAGACTTAAGATTTTGGGTAAAGATAGCTGA
- a CDS encoding M16 family metallopeptidase → MNIILDKLNSKNIMSAKLWIEEGSRNDPKDRKGIHQLLSATMLRGCGPYNNRQIAEIVESSGANLNCDTYEDGLLISLKCVESDAYKLLPLIGWMITKPVLQIDQIELEKDLTIKAIKRQKESTYQIAFDGWRKMVYGDGPYGHDPLGSIDDINKIKKEHIMPFASSLIYRKKNLVISGKFPINIESYIENSIAFKGISKILNNQNKSYNKIELKYKQKTNICIRSLNTKQVILLLGKSTIRYDSKSDILLRLLSCYLGYGMSSLLFKILREKYGVVYEAGVYHPIRENQTPFIMHASTTEEKAILTLQLLKECWEKIINIEISPEELDLVKIKFRGQMAHSLQSISQRAEHKAHILGIGLTKDHDKEILLRLGGITSKEIKDAANKYLKNPLLSVCSNKEVIRKIIKNWKS, encoded by the coding sequence ATGAACATAATCCTAGACAAACTTAATAGCAAAAATATAATGTCCGCTAAACTTTGGATAGAAGAAGGTAGCAGAAATGATCCAAAAGATAGAAAAGGAATCCATCAACTTTTAAGCGCAACAATGCTTAGAGGTTGTGGTCCATACAATAATAGACAAATTGCTGAAATTGTAGAAAGTTCTGGCGCAAATTTAAACTGTGATACATACGAAGATGGTCTTCTAATAAGTCTTAAATGTGTCGAAAGTGATGCTTATAAACTTCTTCCTTTAATTGGTTGGATGATTACAAAACCTGTACTTCAAATAGATCAAATTGAATTAGAAAAAGATCTAACGATAAAAGCCATTAAAAGACAAAAAGAGAGTACATATCAAATCGCTTTTGATGGATGGAGAAAGATGGTATACGGTGATGGTCCATATGGACATGATCCACTGGGATCAATAGATGATATAAATAAAATCAAGAAAGAGCATATAATGCCATTTGCAAGTTCATTAATTTATAGAAAGAAGAACTTAGTAATTTCAGGAAAGTTTCCAATTAATATAGAAAGTTATATAGAAAATTCAATTGCATTTAAGGGTATTAGTAAAATTCTTAATAATCAAAATAAATCGTATAATAAAATCGAACTAAAATATAAACAGAAAACTAATATTTGCATACGTTCATTAAATACCAAACAAGTCATTTTGCTACTTGGTAAATCAACAATTAGATATGATAGTAAATCTGATATTTTGCTTAGATTATTATCATGTTACTTAGGTTATGGAATGTCAAGTTTATTATTTAAGATTCTCAGAGAAAAGTATGGAGTGGTTTATGAAGCAGGAGTTTATCATCCTATCAGAGAAAATCAAACACCATTTATTATGCACGCTTCTACGACTGAAGAGAAAGCAATACTTACTCTTCAATTACTAAAAGAATGCTGGGAAAAAATTATTAATATTGAAATCTCTCCTGAAGAATTAGATCTTGTAAAGATAAAATTTCGTGGTCAAATGGCACATTCTTTACAGAGTATTAGTCAAAGAGCGGAGCACAAAGCTCACATTCTAGGAATTGGTCTAACAAAGGATCACGATAAGGAAATTCTTCTAAGACTCGGAGGTATAACCAGTAAAGAAATCAAGGATGCTGCTAATAAATATTTAAAGAACCCATTGCTAAGCGTTTGTAGTAACAAAGAAGTTATTAGGAAAATCATTAAAAACTGGAAAAGCTAA
- a CDS encoding M16 family metallopeptidase: MNVNHWSLPNGATCVVADIEQSTLTCIDFWCKGGSLYEMKDEEGMAHFLEHMIFKGSKNLKEGEFDLKVESLGGSSNAATGLDDVHYHVLVPPEKTEEGLKLILELLLFPRIEKDAFEMEKEVVLEEIAQNIEQPDEIIYMKLLKECLTPHRYSKPILGDKNTVKSINPKQMKLFHKNHYVGKNCTLCVAGDLPSEIYSIINNSKLKELKTISKETAIRYKANFKKGYKKETIPRLEGVRILKAWELPPAEEQILILGAEIAATILCEGKSSIIVKELREKKRIIESIDIDLQILEKGGLILLDVSCSEENLKIAEIEINNILKELSKDLVTNKDLERAKKLVINNIYFSLELSTQIASTLGNQALWGRHQAILKSIDDISYWTTSRLNELIFPLFNPENAFTLIAEPEKLI, translated from the coding sequence ATGAACGTAAATCATTGGTCCTTGCCTAATGGTGCTACATGTGTTGTAGCGGATATAGAACAATCAACGCTGACTTGTATTGACTTTTGGTGCAAGGGAGGAAGTCTTTATGAAATGAAAGATGAAGAAGGGATGGCACATTTCTTAGAGCATATGATATTTAAAGGTAGTAAGAACCTAAAAGAAGGTGAATTCGATTTAAAAGTTGAATCTCTCGGTGGAAGTAGTAATGCAGCAACTGGGCTAGACGATGTTCACTATCACGTTCTAGTACCCCCAGAAAAAACAGAAGAAGGACTAAAGTTAATATTAGAATTATTATTATTTCCTAGAATTGAAAAAGATGCCTTTGAAATGGAGAAAGAAGTAGTTTTAGAGGAAATTGCACAAAATATTGAGCAGCCAGATGAAATTATTTATATGAAATTGTTAAAGGAATGTTTAACACCTCATAGATACTCGAAACCAATACTTGGTGACAAAAATACTGTTAAAAGTATAAATCCTAAACAAATGAAACTATTCCACAAAAATCATTATGTAGGTAAAAATTGTACACTATGTGTAGCAGGAGATTTGCCTAGCGAAATTTATTCAATAATCAACAATAGTAAACTTAAGGAATTAAAAACAATATCAAAAGAGACAGCTATAAGATACAAAGCTAACTTTAAAAAAGGGTATAAAAAAGAAACTATTCCAAGACTTGAAGGAGTAAGAATATTGAAAGCCTGGGAACTTCCACCTGCAGAAGAGCAGATCTTAATTTTAGGAGCAGAAATAGCTGCCACAATCTTATGCGAAGGTAAAAGTAGTATTATTGTTAAAGAATTAAGAGAAAAAAAACGTATTATTGAATCAATAGATATAGATTTACAAATCCTTGAAAAGGGTGGATTAATTCTTTTAGATGTAAGTTGTTCCGAAGAAAATCTTAAAATTGCAGAAATTGAAATTAATAACATTCTCAAAGAATTAAGTAAAGATTTAGTTACTAATAAGGATTTGGAACGTGCAAAAAAATTAGTTATAAATAATATTTACTTTAGTCTAGAGTTGAGTACTCAAATTGCCTCAACATTAGGGAATCAGGCTCTATGGGGTCGACACCAAGCGATATTAAAATCAATAGATGACATTTCTTACTGGACAACATCACGTCTAAATGAATTAATTTTTCCTTTATTTAATCCAGAAAATGCATTTACATTAATTGCCGAACCTGAGAAATTAATATGA
- a CDS encoding phycocyanobilin:ferredoxin oxidoreductase → MLEAFELIKNRINSLTDLEPLYIDPRLSKIYSNLNNEELFIINEFYQSKGFRKIHLEVAKLGKSLQILHCVFFPDPCYELPIFGADLVVNSNNISAAIVDLSPVGKHLPDFLISQMRSLKVPKFSEPGKLPEWGFIFSPYVCFIRPVDFLEEKLFLELIDQYLSLLLSLLVKVGEDEINSLDTMDRLKYQKRYCLNQKRNDKTRGILTKFFGSSWADEYINKILFEC, encoded by the coding sequence TTGCTTGAGGCGTTCGAACTTATCAAGAATAGAATCAATTCGTTGACTGATTTAGAACCTTTATACATTGACCCTAGGTTGAGCAAGATTTACAGCAACCTAAATAATGAGGAATTATTTATTATCAACGAGTTTTATCAATCAAAAGGATTTAGAAAAATTCATTTGGAAGTTGCAAAGCTTGGAAAGTCATTGCAAATTCTCCATTGTGTCTTTTTCCCTGACCCTTGCTATGAACTTCCCATATTTGGTGCGGATTTGGTTGTTAATTCAAATAATATTTCCGCCGCCATTGTTGATTTGTCACCTGTTGGGAAACATCTGCCTGATTTCCTGATTTCTCAAATGAGATCATTAAAAGTGCCCAAATTCAGTGAACCGGGCAAGCTGCCAGAATGGGGATTTATCTTTTCTCCGTATGTATGCTTTATTCGTCCAGTTGATTTTCTTGAAGAAAAACTATTTTTAGAATTAATTGATCAATATTTGTCACTACTATTGTCGTTATTAGTTAAGGTAGGAGAAGACGAAATTAATTCGTTGGATACAATGGATAGACTTAAGTATCAAAAACGATATTGCCTCAATCAAAAACGTAATGATAAAACCAGAGGTATTTTAACTAAATTTTTTGGTTCATCTTGGGCAGATGAATACATAAATAAAATCCTTTTTGAATGTTAG
- a CDS encoding efflux RND transporter periplasmic adaptor subunit, translating to MFKYSSLKFLFLLGISPLCAFLISGCNNKDLKLNQPLKEIEVVDRLEGVAALGQLNPLGEVRKLAAPTSGKGGTPRLSKLLIQEGDSILKDQILAVFDNRPKLEANLKSAKANLDILMSEIRIKKREINRYQTLVDKGAVAEIVLDKMKDDLFISETKILKLKSAIDAINVDLKQTQLKSPIDGIVLQILVREGERPNSSGVINVGANQLMEALIEVYESDIDRVQVGQAVNLISENGGFDGSLSGQVSLISPQVRQRRVLSTDPTGDADSRVVEVRVKLDNSSAKKVSHLTGMKVIARFQP from the coding sequence ATGTTTAAATATTCATCATTAAAATTTTTATTTCTTTTAGGTATCTCACCTTTATGCGCTTTCTTAATTAGTGGATGTAATAATAAAGATTTAAAATTAAATCAACCCCTCAAGGAGATTGAAGTCGTTGATAGGCTCGAAGGCGTGGCTGCTTTGGGCCAATTAAATCCTCTTGGCGAAGTAAGAAAATTAGCTGCTCCAACTAGTGGAAAGGGTGGTACACCAAGATTGTCTAAATTATTAATTCAAGAAGGTGACTCTATTCTTAAGGACCAAATCTTAGCTGTTTTTGATAATCGTCCTAAACTTGAAGCTAATTTGAAATCTGCGAAAGCTAATTTGGATATATTAATGAGTGAAATTAGGATAAAAAAAAGGGAAATCAATAGATATCAAACTCTTGTTGATAAAGGAGCAGTAGCAGAAATTGTGTTAGACAAGATGAAAGACGATTTGTTTATTTCTGAGACCAAAATTTTAAAGCTTAAATCAGCTATTGATGCAATTAACGTTGATTTAAAACAAACACAATTAAAAAGTCCAATTGATGGGATTGTTCTGCAAATCTTAGTTCGTGAGGGAGAGAGACCTAATTCGTCTGGTGTAATTAATGTTGGCGCCAACCAATTAATGGAAGCGCTTATTGAAGTATATGAATCCGATATAGATAGAGTTCAAGTGGGTCAAGCTGTTAATTTAATTAGTGAAAATGGAGGATTTGATGGGTCTTTAAGTGGTCAAGTGAGTTTGATCAGCCCACAAGTCAGGCAAAGAAGAGTGCTTTCAACCGATCCAACTGGCGATGCTGATTCAAGGGTTGTTGAGGTTAGAGTTAAGCTTGATAATTCATCAGCGAAAAAGGTTTCTCACCTAACTGGAATGAAAGTCATTGCTCGTTTTCAGCCGTAG